TGCGATGCGCCAGATGCACAACACCGCGACGGATCCTTATTCAGGCGGGCGCAATTTTGTGGGGCACTTTTCCATCAAGGAATGGAATGTCGTGAATGTCACCAGCCCTATCGAGACGCAATACGCGGCCTGTATCGGCACGGGTGTTGCGCAGGCCCGGCACAAAGGGGAGGGGATCACCATCGTCACGGGTGGAGATGCCGGAACGGCCGAAGGAGAATTTGCCAGCTGTCTGGTCTGGGCTTCCAGAAAGGGTAAAGAACTTCCGATTCTGATTATTGTCACGAATAATCAATATGGCATCAGCACTCCTTTTGCTGAAGTTCATTGCGAAGAACCCATTGCAAAAAGAGGCGAAGCCTTCGGAATTAAAACGGCGATTATTGACGCGAATGATCCGGTAACCTCCTATCAGGCGCTTCAAAAGGCGATGGACACTGTGCGCAGAGAAAGAAAACCTTTTTTACTGGAGGCGCGCGTTTCCAGATTGTACGGTCACTCCAGCGCTTCCGGTGCCAATCGCGTTTCCGGAGAGGTCGATTGCATTCCCGAATTTGAAAAACGACTCAAGCAAAAAGGGATTTTGAAAGAAGATGATTTTAAAAAAATCCGGGAAAAATATGAAAAAGAATCTCAGGACAGTTTGAAACAGGTGCTTCAGGAAACGGGACCAAACCCCGAAACAATTTTCGATCATGTGTTTGTTAACAAAGAGGATACATCCCACCCGCTCCCGAGGTGGATGAAAACGTAACATGGCAACCATGGCACAGGCAATCAGATTGGCGCTTCATTATGCCGAAGAAAATCTCGGCGTGATGGATGTTTTTGGCGAGGATGTCGGTCCTCCTCTGGGAGGCGTTTTTACTTGCACGCAGGGAATCAAGTCGGCATGGAATTCTCCGCTCGATGAGCGCGGGATTATTG
The window above is part of the Deltaproteobacteria bacterium genome. Proteins encoded here:
- a CDS encoding thiamine pyrophosphate-dependent dehydrogenase E1 component subunit alpha is translated as MNIERELQASLQAKIYDLMVKARVLEERLIRMSKSGQGFFWIGGPGEEAFNVPLGLLIKKGEGLDYDFLHFHYRQSATLLTMGMKMIDAMRQMHNTATDPYSGGRNFVGHFSIKEWNVVNVTSPIETQYAACIGTGVAQARHKGEGITIVTGGDAGTAEGEFASCLVWASRKGKELPILIIVTNNQYGISTPFAEVHCEEPIAKRGEAFGIKTAIIDANDPVTSYQALQKAMDTVRRERKPFLLEARVSRLYGHSSASGANRVSGEVDCIPEFEKRLKQKGILKEDDFKKIREKYEKESQDSLKQVLQETGPNPETIFDHVFVNKEDTSHPLPRWMKT